In Corvus moneduloides isolate bCorMon1 chromosome 3, bCorMon1.pri, whole genome shotgun sequence, one DNA window encodes the following:
- the PLEK gene encoding pleckstrin — protein MEREPMRIREGYLVKKGSMFNTWKPMWVVLLEDGIEFYKRKADNSPKGMIPLKGSSIHSPCQDFGKRMFVFRLTVAKQQDHFFQAAYLEERDAWVRDIKKAIHHIDGGQRFARKSTRKSIRLPETINLSALYLSMKDPEKGIKELKLEKDERVFNHCFTGTCVIDWLVSSSSIRNRKEGLLLASSLLSEGYLQPAGDTSKAAAEGLSDTSFLDLSDAYYYFPDSGFFCEGYSSDDDVVLKEEFRGTIVKQGCLLKQGHRRKNWKVRKFVLRDDPAYLHYYDPAGGEEPLGAIHLRGCVVTAVEDMPDTKKYDADNILFEIITANEIHYYLQAASSTERTEWIKAIQSVARTGK, from the exons ATGGAGCGAGAACCGATGCGCATAAGGGAGGGCTACTTGGTTAAGAAG GGCAGCATGTTTAATACCTGGAAGCCAATGTGGGTTGTGCTCTTGGAAGATGGAATTGAATTCTACAAGCGGAAGGCTGATAACAGTCCCAAAGGGATGATCCCACTAAAAGGAAGCTCTATTCACAGCCCATGCCAAGATTTTGGCAAAAGAATG TTTGTCTTCAGGCTCACTGTGGCCAAGCAGCAGGACCATTTTTTTCAAGCTGCCTACCTGGAGGAGAGAGATGCCTGGGTGCGGGATATCAAGAAAGCAATTCATCATATAGATGGAGGCCAAAGGTTTGCCAGAAAATCCACAAGAAAGTCTATCAGATTGCCTGAAACAATCAATCTGAG TGCTTTGTATCTCTCAATGAAAGATCCTGAAAAGGGAATAAAGGAGTTGAAGCtggaaaaagatgaaagagTGTTCAATCACTGCTTTACAG GCACCTGTGTGATTGACTGGCTGgtgtccagcagctccatccgAAATCGCAAAGAAGGTCTCCTGCTTGCCTCTTCTCTCTTGAGTGAAGGCTACCTACAACCTGCTGGGGATACGTCCAAGGCTGCTGCCGAGGGACTGTCAGACACCAGCTTCTTAGATCTCAGTGATGCCTACTATTACTTT CCAGATAGTGGATTTTTCTGTGAGGGATATTCCAGTGATGATGATGTGGTCCTAAAAGAAGAATTCAGAGGCACAATTGTCAAACAAGGATGTTTGCTGAAACAG GGACATCGGAGGAAGAACTGGAAAGTGAGAAAGTTCGTTTTAAGAGATGATCCTGCATATCTGCACTATTATGATCCTGCTGGA GGAGAAGAACCACTGGGAGCAATTCACTTGAGAGGCTGTGTGGTGACAGCAGTGGAAGATATGCCAGACA CCAAGAAGTATGATGCTGACAACATCCTCTTTGAAATCATCACAGCAAATGAAATCCACTATTACTTGCAAGCAGCCTCATCCACAGAGCGTACAGAGTGGATCAAAGCAATCCAGTCAGTTGCTAGGACTGGTAAATGA
- the CNRIP1 gene encoding CB1 cannabinoid receptor-interacting protein 1: MGDIPGLVKISVSLKIQPNDGAVYFKVDGQRFGQNRTIKLLTGAKYKIEVSLRPGTVQATTMGIGGVNVPLEEKSRDAQVASYTGIYDTEGVPHTKSGERQPIQVNMQFNDIGVFETVWQVKFYNYHKRDHCQWGNSFGSIEYECKPNETRSLMWINKETFH; this comes from the exons ATGGGCGACATCCCCGGCCTCGTGAAAATCAGCGTCTCCCTCAAAATCCAGCCCAACGACGGGGCCGTGTATTTCAAGGTGGACGGGCAGCGCTTCGGCCAGAACCGCACCATCAAGCTGCTGACCGGGGCCAAGTACAAGATCGAGGTGTCCCTCCGACCCGGCACCGTCCAGGCTAC GACTATGGGCATCGGGGGTGTCAATGTCccactggaagaaaaatcacGGGATGCACAAGTGGCCTCTTACACAGGGATCTACGATACAGAAGGGGTGCCCCATACCAAAAGTGGGGAGAGACAGCCTATCCAAGTCAACATGCAG TTTAATGACATTGGTGTTTTTGAGACAGTCTGGCAAGTCAAATTCTACAACTACCACAAACGGGATCATTGCCAATGGGGAAACAGCTTTGGCAGTATTGAGTACGAATGCAAACCAAATGAAACACGCAGTCTCATGTGGATCAATAAAGAGACCTTCCACTGA